One Archangium violaceum genomic window, CCGGCGCTGATCCGTCTGCTCCCACAGGCGGGTGTAGCCCATGAGGAAGCCGCGGCTGAGGTCGAACCTGTCCTGGGGAATGCCCTGCTTCACCAGCCGGTCGAGGAAGTAGACGGTACCGCGGGTGGCGAACATCCCGTTGACGGGCACCACGGGGCGGATCCACAGGGTGAGGTCCTGCTGGGTGCGCGCCACGTTGGTGCGGTTGTAGGTGGTGCCGGGGTGCTCGATGAAGTGCTCGGCGTAGGCGTAATCGCCGTAGTTGAGGCCACGCTTCTCGCGCAGCTCGTTGAAGAGGACGCCGGAGGACTGGCGGTGCTCGCCGAGGTACGAGAGGGCGAAGGCCACGGGGAAGAAGTCCGGATCCCCCCGGCGCAGCGGGGTGACGTAGCCCATCGAGACGGCGGTGGAGAGCGTGGGCTTCTGCACCACGAGCGCGCGGCCACCCGTGGTGGGCACGGGCGGCAACTCCACGCGCGGGGCGCCCGTGGCCGGGAGCGCGGACAGGCGCGAGACGACGGTCTTCTGGAGCGTGTCGTCCACGGGGCCGGCCAGTCCGATGACGAGCCGGTCCTGGGTGAAGACACGAGCGGCATGGGCCTTCACGTCCTCGAGGGTGATGGATTCGAGCCCCTTCTCGGTGCCGCCCACGAAGTGCGCGTAGGGGTGGCCCTCGTAGAGGAGCGCGTCGAGCGCGACCTTGCCGAGCAACTCGTCGTTCTCGCTGCGCAGCCCATTGCGCACGTCGCTGAGGGCGCGGGCGCGCAGCCGCTCGAACTCCTGCGGCGAGAAGCGGGGCGCGAGGAGCACGTCGGTGAAGATGTCGAGGAAGCGCGGCAGGAAGTCCTTGTGGACGCGGCCGGAGAAGACGGTGAACTCCTTGTCGGTGGAGGCGCTCAGCTCGGCGGCCATGGGGAAGAGGGCCTCGAGGAGCTGGGCGGAGGTGAGGCTCCGCGTGCCTCCCTCGGACAGGAGGTCGGCCGTGAGGGCGGTGATGCCCTCCTTGCCCTTCGGGTCATCCACCGAGCCCGAGTGGAAGACGAGCCGGAAGCTGACGATGGGACTGGCCGGGTTGGCCTGGACGACGACCTGCATGGGGGCGGGCTGCTTCAGGGGCACCGCGGGCACGGTGGTCGGCGCCAGGGGCTCCGCGGGAGCGGGGGCCTGCGCCTGCTGTTCGGCCTGGGGCGAGGGCTGCTCGGGCGCGGGGGTGGGGGTGGTCTGGGAGGTGGTGGCGCAGCCGCCGAGGCACAGCGCGGCGGAGAGGGCGAGGGAGCGGGACACGAAGGGGCGCATCACTTCTGACCTCCGGCCTTTTTGGGGGTGAGGGAGAGCTGGGTGCGGTTGGCGGCGGTGAGGTACTTGCGGGTGAAGGCGATCAGATCGGCCGGCTTCACCTCGGAGACCTTCTGGTAGTGGCGGGCGAGCGCGTCCGGCGAGCCGTAGATGCCGGCGTACCAGGAGAGCTGGGTGGCCACGGACTTGGCGGTCTCCATGCCCATGAGGAGCCCGTAGCGGGTGTTGCTCTTGATGGCTTCCACGTGGCTGGCGTCCACCTTGCCGGTGGCGAGCTCCCGCACGGCGGCGTTGAATGCGGATCGGACGGCGGCGCGGTGGCCCTCCTCCTGGAGGACGGCGACGAGGCTGAAGAGGTGCGGGTCGCGGTGGATGGTGAAGTCGCTGTAGAGCTCCTGCGCGAACTGCTTGTCCAGCACGAGCTGCTTGTAGAGCGGGCTGGTGGGGCCGACGAGGTAGTCGGCGAGCACGGTCTGGATGGCGGCGTTGGCGGTGTCGAGCCGCGCGGCCGGCGTGCGCCAGGCGTAGATGTGGCGGGGCTGGGTGCTCTGGGGCCAGTCGATGTGGACGGAGCGCTCCTGCTTCTGGGGCGGCTCGGTGGGCACGTTGACGGTGGCGCTCTTGCTGCTCCACGGGCCGTAGTGCTTGCGCACGGCCTGCATCAGCGTGTCGTCGTTGAAGTCGCCGACGATGACGAGGAGGACGTTGTCGGGGGTGTACCAGCGCTCGAAGAAGGTGCGGCTGTACTGGTAGGCCTGGGGCATGGCCTTGATGTCGTCGTAGTAGCCGAGCGTGGTGTGCCCGTACGTGTGCTGGGTGAAGACGGTGCGGGCG contains:
- a CDS encoding M16 family metallopeptidase — translated: MRPFVSRSLALSAALCLGGCATTSQTTPTPAPEQPSPQAEQQAQAPAPAEPLAPTTVPAVPLKQPAPMQVVVQANPASPIVSFRLVFHSGSVDDPKGKEGITALTADLLSEGGTRSLTSAQLLEALFPMAAELSASTDKEFTVFSGRVHKDFLPRFLDIFTDVLLAPRFSPQEFERLRARALSDVRNGLRSENDELLGKVALDALLYEGHPYAHFVGGTEKGLESITLEDVKAHAARVFTQDRLVIGLAGPVDDTLQKTVVSRLSALPATGAPRVELPPVPTTGGRALVVQKPTLSTAVSMGYVTPLRRGDPDFFPVAFALSYLGEHRQSSGVLFNELREKRGLNYGDYAYAEHFIEHPGTTYNRTNVARTQQDLTLWIRPVVPVNGMFATRGTVYFLDRLVKQGIPQDRFDLSRGFLMGYTRLWEQTDQRRLGYAIDSLFYGTPDFLEQYRAALGKMTPESVHAAIRRQLRPEALNFAFVTQDAQELAKQLEEQPPSPITYASPKSAELLEEDKAIISQPLPVRPDAIQIVPAQSFMEK
- a CDS encoding M16 family metallopeptidase codes for the protein MHRRFFPLLLLLLGAALPAAAAEQAASPFFPYPMKVDRLPNGLTVVRVPFNSPGLIAYQTVVRVGSRNEVEPGKTGFAHFFEHMMFKGTKNFPEGEREKVISTYGYDDNAFTSDDVTVYHSYGPTAGLEKLVEIEADRFRNLEYSEPSFQTEALAVLGEYHKNAAQPFLKIEEELARTVFTQHTYGHTTLGYYDDIKAMPQAYQYSRTFFERWYTPDNVLLVIVGDFNDDTLMQAVRKHYGPWSSKSATVNVPTEPPQKQERSVHIDWPQSTQPRHIYAWRTPAARLDTANAAIQTVLADYLVGPTSPLYKQLVLDKQFAQELYSDFTIHRDPHLFSLVAVLQEEGHRAAVRSAFNAAVRELATGKVDASHVEAIKSNTRYGLLMGMETAKSVATQLSWYAGIYGSPDALARHYQKVSEVKPADLIAFTRKYLTAANRTQLSLTPKKAGGQK